The sequence CGGATACGAGGCGGTCTCTCTGACGGCGGCACCGACTTCGGTCTCCGTCGGTGACACGGTCACGATCACCGCAGTCTTCACCGGCCTCGTCGATGCGTACGCCTATGAGCTCGACATCGCCTATGACGAGGATGCCCTCGCATTCGTCGACGACAGCGAGCAGTCGCCGTCCGGAGGATTCCACTCGGCGACGGACACGGGGAGCGAGGTCGCGATCGCCGCCACCCGCCTCGGTACCTCGCCCGGTCTGACCGGCACGCAGACTCTCGTGACGGTGAGATTTGCTGCGATCGCCGATGGGGATGCCGCCGTCGGCATCGCATCCGGTCGGATCATCGGTTCCGACGGGAATACCACCACGATCGATCCGAGTGCAGCTGGCGCGTCGACGGTCGTCGAGATCATCGCCGACGACGAAGGAACGGAGCCCGGTTCGGGCGGCGGTGGATCCCCGGGCGGGGATCCCGGTTCCGGTTCGCAACCCGGAACCGGATCGGACACCCCAGCGGACGGCTCGCTCGCCGTCACGGGAGCCGACGCCGCCCCCTGGCTCATCGTCGGCGCCGGAGCCCTGGCTCTCGTGGCAGCCGGCACCGTCCTCGCTCTCCGACGGAGGACACGATGACCCGGCGTGACGGCACGGCACAACGATCGAACAACGAGAGAGACAAGACCGTGAAGAAGACCATGCTCAGGGCCGTCGCCATCGTGTCGGTGGCAGGTACGGCGATCGTCGGCCTCGGCATGGCGAGCAGCTCGGCGACCGCAGCGGCGTTGCCGGCCGCTGTGAGCCTTCCGCCGTATTACAGCCAGCTCGATGTGACGGGTGATGCGATGGTCACCGCCGAAGACCTGGAGATCGCAGGGGATTCGCTCGGTCTGACGACAGCTTCGCCAGACTGGTCGAGCGTGTCCATCCTGGATACCGATGCCGACGGTGAGCTCACGATTCTCGATCTCGCAGATCTGTCGCAGCGCATCATCTACGACGACGGGCCCTTCGAGCTCGTCGAAGCGACGGTGATCGACATGCAGTCAGCCATGAATGCGGGAGTCGCGAGTTCGCAGAGCATCACGCAGGAGTACCTCGATCGGATCGAGGCATACGACCGTGCCGTCGTACCGGGCGGAAGTCGTCCGCTCAACTCGATCATCACGGTGAACCCGAAGGCGCTCGATGCGGCAGCGGAGGCCGATGAGATCCGTGCGTCCCAGGGTATGACGAGCATGTTGCTGGGTGTCCCGATCGCGCTGAAGGACAACTACGGCACGGTCGACATGGTGACGACCGGTGGATGCGCGTGCTGGAACGAGAACCAGACGACCACCGACGCCTCGATGGTCAGCGGTCTCCGCAGCGACGGTGCCGTGATCATGGCGAAGGCGAGCCTCGACGAGTTCGCCTACGGGTTCGTCTCCGAGTTCTCGTCGTTCCAGGAACCGGGTTCGACATCTCTCGTGGCGAGCCCGTACGACACCACGAAGACGGCCGGCGGGTCCAGCGGAGGGACGGGCGCCGCCGTCGCGGCCAATTTCGCCGCGCTCGGCTTCGGCACCGACACCGGCGGATCGATCAGGGTCCCGTCGTCGTACAACCAGCTCGTCGGAGTTCGTCCCACCGTCGGTCTGGCGAGCCGTGACGGCATCATCCCGCTGGCGCTTTCGCAGGACACGGGCGGACCGATGGCCCGATCGGTCATCGACGCGGCCATCGCACTCGACGCGGTGGTCGGAGTCGACGAAGCCGATCCTGTCACCGCACGGCAGCAGGGACTGGTCCCCGATTCGTACACCTCGTTCCTCGACCCGGATGCGCTGCAGGGTGCGCGCATCGCCTTCATCCCCTCGATGGTCGGGACCAATTCCGGCACCGTCCGCCTCTTCTCGGAGGCGACTGCGGCGCTGACCGCCCAGGGCGCGACCATCGTGCCCGTGACGCCGCCGGCAGGTTTCGCCGCCGTGCTCAACGAGGGATCCGGATCGACGAACGAGTTCCGACACGACCTCGACGAGTACATCGCCACCCATCTCGGTCCCGAGGTCGAGGCACGGACGCTCACGGACATCCTCGCGACGAACAGCTTCGTGACGTCTCGGCGATCGATCTACGAGGCACGCAACGCCGTCACCGACGCGACGTACGAGGCGTGGGCCGGCGACACCGGCTCGCACACGGTGCAGATCGCGGCGGGCAAGACCCTCGTGACCCAGATGATGGAGGATCTCGATCTCGACGCGATCGTCTATCCGAGCACGAACGCATATGGGACCCAGGGGACGAACATGAGATTGAGCCCGAACACCGGGATGCCGTCCGTGACCGTTCCGATGGGTCGGACGATCGAGGGTGAGTCTCTTCCCGGCAGCGGCGTGAACCTGGAGTTCCTCGGACGGGACTTCGACGAGGGCACCTTGCTGGGGCTCGCGTATGCGTTCGAGAAGACCACGGGCGCCCGCACCTCGCCGTCGCTCTACGGACCGCTTCCGTGATCAACGGCCGGCGGCTGCTCGACGGACTCGAGCGGCCGCCGGCTCGAATCCACCGGAGGGAGATGTCAGAGCCCGAAGGTAGGCTGACAGCGTGATCGTGGAACACCTGAGCTTGGTCGACTTCCGCAATTACGCGACCGCTGAACTCGCGCTCCACCCCGGCCCGAACGTGCTTGTCGGTCGAAACGGGCAGGGCAAGACGAATCTCGCCGAGGCGGTGGTCTTCCTCGCGACCCTCGGTTCGCACCGGGTGTCGTCGGATGCGCCCATGGTGCGCGACGGCCAGGAGTTCGCGGTCATCCGTGCGCGGCTCTCGCATGGCGAACGGCGGGTTCTCGCCGAGGTGCAGGTGAATCGGCAGGGGTCGAACAAGGCCCGCATCAACGGCTCGCCGTCGAAGCCGAACGAGCTTCCGCGCTACGCGCATGTGGTGCTCTTCGCCCCGGAAGATCTGCAGATCGTGCGTGGCGATCCTTCCGCGCGCCGCCGATTCATGGATCAGCTGCTCATTCAGCGTATCCCCCGCATCTCGGCCGTGCTCGCGGACTACGACCGCGTGCTCAAGCAGCGCAACGCCCTGCTCAAGTCGGCGCGAGCTCGCGGCATCCGCGGTGAGGGTCTGAGCACGCTCGATGTCTGGGATGACAAGCTCGTCGCACTCGGTTCCGAGATCATCACGGTGCGCCAGCGGTTGGCTGCGGATCTTCAGCAGCCGGTGGCCGACGCGTATGAGGCCATCGCCGGCGCCGATCATCGTCCGCAGTTGGAGTGGGCGCTGTCGGTCGGCGGTGGGGATCCCGAAGAGGGAGAGGACGGAGCGTCGGGCGCGGAGGAATCCCCTGCCAGCGGCAAGCTCAGTGATCCGCAGCACATCGCGGAACTCTTCCGTGCCTCGTTGGCAGCCAAGCGGTCGAGCGAGCTCGATCGCGGTCTCACACTCACAGGTCCGCATCGTGACGACCTGGTCCTGCGTGTGCGTGATCTCCCGGTGAAGGGTTACGCCTCACACGGCGAATCCTGGTCGGTCGCGCTCGCGCTCCGACTGGCGTCCGCCGAGTTGTTGCGCAGCGAGTCCCCCGCCGGAGATCCGGTGCTGATCCTCGACGATGTCTTCGCCGAACTCGATGCCGACCGACGACAGCGACTCGCGACCCTGACGGCGGGCTACGAGCAGGTGGTGGTCACGGCGGCGGTGGAGGAGGATATCCCCGAGGTGCTGCATGCCCACGTCGTGCGGATCAGTGCCGGGACGATCAGCGACGAGCGGGAGGCTACGGATGACTGACGCCGCGTCGACTCCGCCGGTCGAAGTGCCGGAGACGGTGGGCACGTACCTGCGCCTGCGCGGGCTGCAGCCGAGCTCGAAGAGCTGGAAGCGCAAGCGCCGCATCGTCACCGACGACGACAACGCGCCGTTCACCCCGGGTCGGGATCCGGGTGCACTCGGCGCGGTGCTCGACAAGCTGAGTCGGGACTCCGGCTGGCAGATCACGCTCGCCCGTGAGGACCTGGTCCGGCAGTGGGCCGATCTGGCGGGCGCCGATACCGCGAAGCACTCCGAACCGGTCTCTCTCGAGCGCGGATTGCTCACCGTGAAGTGCGACTCGACGGCCTGGGCGAAGAACCTCCAGTTCATGCGGGCGACCATCCTCACCGAGATCGGCCGTCGCTATCCCGACGCGGGTGTCGAGAACCTCCGCTTCATCGGACCGGACGTCCCCTCCTGGAAATGGGGTCCCAGAGTCGTTCCAGGGCGGGGCCCGCGCGACACCTACGGGTAGGACACCACGAATGGGGTCCACAACGCTCAGAGGGCCACACACGGCCGTTGAGCGGCATTTCCCGACGAAACCCCGCTAGAATGGGAGTTCGTGATATCGATGTGGAGAATGCCCTCTGATGACGCCTGAATCCCCTGCTGACGAGACGGAATCGAACACCGGGGGAACCTCCGACCCCATCGACGGCTCCGAGACCACGAGCAACACGATCTCTCCCAAGATCAAGCAGCCCGGCGAGTACGGAGCCGACTCGATCCAGATCCTCGAAGGCCTCGAGGCGGTGCGCAAGCGACCCGGTATGTACATCGGGTCCACGGGTCCGCGCGGTCTGCACCACCTGGTCTACGAGATCGTCGACAACTCGGTCGATGAAGCACTCGCCGGATACGCCGACACGATCTCGGTGACGATGCTCGCCGACGGCGGCGTCCGCGTGGTCGACAACGGTCGTGGCATCCCGGTCGACCCGCACTCCTCCGACCCGAACAAGTCCACGGTCGAGGTCGTGTTGACGATCCTGCACGCCGGTGGAAAGTTCGGCGGCGGCGCCTACGCCGTCTCCGGTGGTCTGCACGGTGTCGGCTCCTCGGTCGTGAACGCGCTGTCGACCCGCTTCGACGTCGAGGTCAAGCAGAAGGGCTTCGTCTGGCGCCACTCCTTCGCCGACGGCGGCATCCCGCAGCAGAAGCTCGAGAAGGGCGAGGCGACCGACGAGACCGGTACCAGCATCACGTTCTGGCCGGACGCGTCGATCTTCACCGAATCGATCGACTTCGACTACGACACACTGCGCACGCGGTTCCAGCAGATGGCGTTCCTCAACAAGGGATTGCGCATCGATCTGCGCGACGAGCGCGAGTCCTCGGCCTATGAGGTGGAGGAAGAGGGCGCGACGATCACGAAGCAGCCCGGCGATGTCTTCTTCTACGAGCGCGGACTCGTCGACTACGTCGAGTACCTCAACAAGGTGCGCCATGCCGAGGTCGTGAACGACGAGATCATCGCGTTCGAGTCGGAGGACACGCAGCGCAAGATCTCCCTCGAGGTCGCCATGCAGTGGACCACCTCGTACACCGAGAACGTCTTCACCTACGCCAACACGATCAACACCCACGAGGGCGGAACGCACGAGGAAGGCTTCCGCGCGGCGCTCACGACCCTGGTGAACAAGTACGCCCGTGCGAACAACATCCTCAAGGAGAAGGACGACAACCTCTCCGGCGACGACGTGCGCGAGGGACTCACGGCGGTCATCTCGATCAAGCTGGGCGAGCCGCAGTTCGAGGGTCAGACCAAGACCAAGCTCGGCAACACCGAGGCGAAGGCTTTCGTGCAGAAGGTCGTCGGCGATCAGCTCGGAGACTGGTTCGAACGCAACCCGGTCCAGGCCAAGAACATCATCCGCAAGGCTCTCGACGCGGCGACCGCTCGCCTCGCCGCCCGCAAGGCCCGCGAGACCGCACGTCGCAAGAGCGTCTTCGAGTCGGCGGCCATGCCGGACAAGCTCAAGGACTGCACGAGCAAGGATCCGTCGATCAGCGAGATCTTCCTCGTCGAGGGTGACTCGGCCGGTGGTTCCGCCGTGCAGGGTCGCGACCCGCACACCCAGGCGATCCTGGCGCTCCGCGGCAAGATCCTCAACGTCGAGCGCGCGCGTCTCGACAAGGCCCTGGGCAACAAGGAAGTCCAGGCGATGATCCAGGCCTTCGGCACGGGCATCGGCGAAGAGTTCGACATCGAGAAGGCGCGCTATCACAAGATCGTGTTGATGGCCGATGCCGACGTCGACGGCCAGCACATCACCACGCTGCTGCTCACGCTGCTGTTCCGCTACATGCGCGGACTCATCGAGGCCGGCTTCGTGTATCTCGCGATGCCGCCGCTGTACCGACTGAAGTGGTCGAACTCCCCGCACGAGTACGTGTTCAGCGATGCCGAGCGCGACGCCCTGCTCAAGCACGGCCTCGACAACGGCAAGCGGATCCCGAAGGACGCCGGCATCCAGCGCTACAAGGGTCTCGGTGAGATGAACCCGAAGGAGCTGTGGGAGACGACGATGGATCACACCACGCGCACCCTGCAGCAGATCACCATCGAGGATGCCGCCGCCGCCGACGAGATCTTCAGCGTGCTGATGGGTGAAGACGTCGAGTCCCGACGCAGCTTCATCCAGCGCAACGCCAAGGACGTCCGCTTCCTCGACATCTGACGCCCCGCGGGCTCAGACCAGATGTGTGACAGAGAGATTGATTGATGACTGACGAAGAACGCACCGAGCCGGAACACGACCACGGCAAGATCGACCAGGTCGACCTCCAGTTCGAGATGCAGCGCAGCTACCTCGACTACGCCATGGCGGTCATCGTCGGGCGTGCCCTCCCCGACGTGCGCGACGGCCTCAAGCCGGTTCACCGCCGTGTGATCTACGGCATGTACGACGGCGGCTTCCGCCCCGACAAGTCGTTCTCG is a genomic window of Microbacterium maritypicum containing:
- the gyrB gene encoding DNA topoisomerase (ATP-hydrolyzing) subunit B encodes the protein MTPESPADETESNTGGTSDPIDGSETTSNTISPKIKQPGEYGADSIQILEGLEAVRKRPGMYIGSTGPRGLHHLVYEIVDNSVDEALAGYADTISVTMLADGGVRVVDNGRGIPVDPHSSDPNKSTVEVVLTILHAGGKFGGGAYAVSGGLHGVGSSVVNALSTRFDVEVKQKGFVWRHSFADGGIPQQKLEKGEATDETGTSITFWPDASIFTESIDFDYDTLRTRFQQMAFLNKGLRIDLRDERESSAYEVEEEGATITKQPGDVFFYERGLVDYVEYLNKVRHAEVVNDEIIAFESEDTQRKISLEVAMQWTTSYTENVFTYANTINTHEGGTHEEGFRAALTTLVNKYARANNILKEKDDNLSGDDVREGLTAVISIKLGEPQFEGQTKTKLGNTEAKAFVQKVVGDQLGDWFERNPVQAKNIIRKALDAATARLAARKARETARRKSVFESAAMPDKLKDCTSKDPSISEIFLVEGDSAGGSAVQGRDPHTQAILALRGKILNVERARLDKALGNKEVQAMIQAFGTGIGEEFDIEKARYHKIVLMADADVDGQHITTLLLTLLFRYMRGLIEAGFVYLAMPPLYRLKWSNSPHEYVFSDAERDALLKHGLDNGKRIPKDAGIQRYKGLGEMNPKELWETTMDHTTRTLQQITIEDAAAADEIFSVLMGEDVESRRSFIQRNAKDVRFLDI
- a CDS encoding cohesin domain-containing protein; amino-acid sequence: MPPKAPTRFRRLRAHGSGVAFAAATFLAFGVASSASAATIPVGYEAVSLTAAPTSVSVGDTVTITAVFTGLVDAYAYELDIAYDEDALAFVDDSEQSPSGGFHSATDTGSEVAIAATRLGTSPGLTGTQTLVTVRFAAIADGDAAVGIASGRIIGSDGNTTTIDPSAAGASTVVEIIADDEGTEPGSGGGGSPGGDPGSGSQPGTGSDTPADGSLAVTGADAAPWLIVGAGALALVAAGTVLALRRRTR
- the recF gene encoding DNA replication/repair protein RecF, which gives rise to MIVEHLSLVDFRNYATAELALHPGPNVLVGRNGQGKTNLAEAVVFLATLGSHRVSSDAPMVRDGQEFAVIRARLSHGERRVLAEVQVNRQGSNKARINGSPSKPNELPRYAHVVLFAPEDLQIVRGDPSARRRFMDQLLIQRIPRISAVLADYDRVLKQRNALLKSARARGIRGEGLSTLDVWDDKLVALGSEIITVRQRLAADLQQPVADAYEAIAGADHRPQLEWALSVGGGDPEEGEDGASGAEESPASGKLSDPQHIAELFRASLAAKRSSELDRGLTLTGPHRDDLVLRVRDLPVKGYASHGESWSVALALRLASAELLRSESPAGDPVLILDDVFAELDADRRQRLATLTAGYEQVVVTAAVEEDIPEVLHAHVVRISAGTISDEREATDD
- a CDS encoding DUF721 domain-containing protein — encoded protein: MTDAASTPPVEVPETVGTYLRLRGLQPSSKSWKRKRRIVTDDDNAPFTPGRDPGALGAVLDKLSRDSGWQITLAREDLVRQWADLAGADTAKHSEPVSLERGLLTVKCDSTAWAKNLQFMRATILTEIGRRYPDAGVENLRFIGPDVPSWKWGPRVVPGRGPRDTYG
- a CDS encoding amidase family protein; its protein translation is MTRRDGTAQRSNNERDKTVKKTMLRAVAIVSVAGTAIVGLGMASSSATAAALPAAVSLPPYYSQLDVTGDAMVTAEDLEIAGDSLGLTTASPDWSSVSILDTDADGELTILDLADLSQRIIYDDGPFELVEATVIDMQSAMNAGVASSQSITQEYLDRIEAYDRAVVPGGSRPLNSIITVNPKALDAAAEADEIRASQGMTSMLLGVPIALKDNYGTVDMVTTGGCACWNENQTTTDASMVSGLRSDGAVIMAKASLDEFAYGFVSEFSSFQEPGSTSLVASPYDTTKTAGGSSGGTGAAVAANFAALGFGTDTGGSIRVPSSYNQLVGVRPTVGLASRDGIIPLALSQDTGGPMARSVIDAAIALDAVVGVDEADPVTARQQGLVPDSYTSFLDPDALQGARIAFIPSMVGTNSGTVRLFSEATAALTAQGATIVPVTPPAGFAAVLNEGSGSTNEFRHDLDEYIATHLGPEVEARTLTDILATNSFVTSRRSIYEARNAVTDATYEAWAGDTGSHTVQIAAGKTLVTQMMEDLDLDAIVYPSTNAYGTQGTNMRLSPNTGMPSVTVPMGRTIEGESLPGSGVNLEFLGRDFDEGTLLGLAYAFEKTTGARTSPSLYGPLP